In Streptomyces sp. NBC_00433, a single genomic region encodes these proteins:
- a CDS encoding MurR/RpiR family transcriptional regulator → MSNAAGGDNGTSGAAGGAAGRLLKLFEAHRLTPTQRRIAHCLVRRAADAPFLSSVEVAELAGVSQPSVTRFAVALGFDGYPALRRHLREVAPSSAAPEAGCNEYQQAVLAEIENLRHLAALLADSGPVARAGAVLAGSVPLPVLGLRAAGAQARGFAYFAAKVHPDVRLLDEGGTMLADRIDAAARAGASALLCFALPRHPREVVEALVHAREAGLTVVTVADSAFAPVAAHSDLLLPAAVGTGLAFDTACAPMLLSRVLLESMCDELPDAQARLEEFDAQAAARGVFVE, encoded by the coding sequence ATGAGTAACGCGGCCGGGGGCGATAACGGGACCTCGGGCGCGGCCGGCGGTGCCGCGGGCCGGCTCCTGAAGCTCTTCGAGGCGCACCGGCTGACCCCGACCCAGCGCAGGATCGCGCACTGCCTGGTGCGCAGGGCCGCCGACGCGCCCTTCCTGTCCAGCGTGGAGGTGGCCGAGCTCGCCGGGGTGAGCCAGCCGTCGGTGACCCGGTTCGCGGTGGCGCTCGGCTTCGACGGGTATCCGGCGCTGCGCAGGCATCTGCGCGAGGTGGCGCCCTCGTCGGCGGCGCCGGAGGCGGGCTGCAACGAATACCAGCAGGCGGTGCTCGCCGAGATCGAGAACCTGCGGCATCTCGCGGCGCTGCTCGCCGACTCCGGGCCGGTCGCCCGGGCCGGCGCGGTGCTCGCTGGATCGGTGCCGCTGCCGGTGCTCGGGCTGCGGGCGGCCGGGGCGCAGGCGCGCGGCTTCGCGTACTTCGCGGCGAAGGTCCACCCGGACGTGCGGTTGCTGGACGAGGGCGGCACGATGCTCGCCGACCGGATCGACGCGGCCGCGCGGGCGGGGGCCAGCGCCCTGCTGTGCTTCGCGCTGCCCCGGCATCCGCGGGAGGTGGTCGAGGCGCTGGTCCATGCGCGGGAGGCGGGGCTGACCGTGGTCACCGTGGCGGACAGCGCGTTCGCGCCGGTCGCCGCGCACAGCGACCTGCTGCTGCCGGCCGCGGTCGGGACCGGGCTGGCGTTCGACACCGCGTGCGCGCCGATGCTGCTCAGCCGGGTGCTGCTGGAGTCGATGTGCGACGAACTGCCCGACGCGCAGGCGCGGCTGGAGGAGTTCGACGCGCAGGCCGCGGCGCGCGGGGTCTTCGTGGAGTGA
- a CDS encoding cystathionine beta-synthase, translated as MQFHDSMISLVGNTPLVRLNSVTEGIQATVLAKVEYFNPGGSVKDRIALRMIEAAERSGELKPGGTIVEPTSGNTGVGLAMVAQRKGYHCIFVCPDKVSMDKINVLRAYGAEVVVCPTAVDPEHPDSYYNVSDRLVHETPNAWKPDQYSNPNNPLSHYESTGPELWQQTDGRITHFVAGVGTGGTISGTGRYLKDVSEGRVQVVGADPEGSVYSGGSGRPYLVEGVGEDFWPTAYDRDIADEIVAVSDKDSFQMTRRLAREEGLLVGGSCGMAVVAALRVAERLGPDDVVVVLLPDSGRGYLSKIFSDVWMSSHGFLDEGEGEARVSDVLAHKDGGMPQLVHMHPDETVGQAIEVLREYGVSQMPVVKPGAGHPDVMAAEVIGSIVERELLHALFTKRATLEDPLEKHLCPPLPQVGSGEPVAGLMTVLEGADAAIVLVEGKPTGVVSRQDLLAFLAGHGAA; from the coding sequence GTGCAGTTTCACGACTCGATGATCAGCCTCGTCGGCAACACCCCGCTGGTGAGGCTCAACAGTGTGACCGAGGGCATCCAGGCGACCGTCCTGGCCAAGGTCGAATACTTCAACCCCGGCGGTTCTGTGAAGGACCGCATCGCACTGCGCATGATCGAGGCCGCGGAACGCAGCGGCGAGCTGAAGCCCGGCGGCACCATCGTCGAGCCCACCTCCGGAAATACCGGTGTGGGCCTGGCCATGGTCGCCCAGCGCAAGGGCTACCACTGCATCTTCGTCTGCCCGGACAAGGTCTCCATGGACAAGATCAACGTCCTGCGGGCCTACGGTGCCGAGGTCGTCGTCTGCCCGACGGCCGTCGACCCCGAGCACCCGGACTCGTACTACAACGTGTCCGACCGCCTGGTGCACGAGACCCCGAACGCCTGGAAGCCCGACCAGTACAGCAACCCCAACAACCCGCTGTCCCACTACGAGTCCACCGGACCCGAGCTGTGGCAGCAGACAGACGGGCGGATCACCCACTTCGTGGCGGGCGTCGGCACCGGCGGCACCATCTCCGGCACCGGCCGCTACCTCAAGGACGTCAGCGAGGGCCGGGTCCAGGTCGTCGGCGCCGACCCGGAGGGCTCGGTCTACAGCGGCGGCTCCGGGCGGCCGTATCTGGTCGAGGGCGTCGGCGAGGACTTCTGGCCGACCGCCTACGACCGGGACATCGCCGACGAGATCGTGGCCGTCTCCGACAAGGACTCCTTCCAGATGACCCGGCGGCTGGCCCGCGAGGAGGGCCTGCTGGTGGGCGGCTCCTGCGGGATGGCGGTCGTGGCCGCGCTCAGGGTCGCCGAGCGGCTCGGCCCCGACGACGTGGTCGTCGTCCTGCTGCCCGACAGCGGCCGCGGCTACCTGTCGAAGATCTTCAGCGACGTGTGGATGAGCTCGCACGGCTTCCTCGACGAGGGTGAGGGCGAGGCGCGGGTCTCCGACGTCCTCGCGCACAAGGACGGCGGGATGCCGCAACTGGTCCACATGCACCCGGACGAGACGGTCGGACAGGCGATCGAGGTGCTGCGCGAATACGGCGTGTCGCAGATGCCGGTGGTCAAGCCGGGCGCCGGCCACCCCGACGTGATGGCCGCCGAGGTGATCGGCTCGATCGTGGAGCGAGAACTGCTGCACGCGCTGTTCACCAAGCGCGCCACCCTGGAGGACCCGCTCGAGAAGCACCTCTGCCCGCCGCTGCCGCAGGTCGGCTCCGGCGAGCCGGTCGCCGGCCTGATGACCGTGCTGGAGGGCGCCGACGCGGCGATCGTGCTGGTCGAGGGCAAGCCGACCGGTGTCGTCAGCCGCCAGGACCTGCTGGCCTTCCTGGCCGGGCACGGCGCGGCCTGA
- a CDS encoding AMP-binding protein: MADVPLLTALHGGTDRADALTVDGRSCGYEDLLGAAGAVARRVAGAEAFAVRATASLETVAAVVGGLLAGVPVVPLAPDAGPAESEHILRDSGAEVVAVDFAERADFRAPARAADTDPARGRTDEASYKGAALVLYTSGTTGPPKGVLVSRAAIAADLDALAQAWQWTADDTLVHGLPLFHVHGLVLGVLGALRTGSRLVHTGRPTPRAYAAAGGSLYFGVPTVWHRVVRDEAAARALAAARLLVSGSAPLPAPVFRDLRALTGHEPVERYGMTETLITVSARADGERRPGAVGTALPGISTRIADSADGVGELQLKGPTLFDGYLGRSEATAASYTADGWFRTGDIAAVEADGTHRIVGRASTDLIKSGGYRIGAGEVENALLDHPAVREAAVVGAPHPDLGQEIVAYVVADGVSAAELTDFVAARLSVHKRPRTVRFLAELPRNAMGKPQKRLLPPV; the protein is encoded by the coding sequence ATGGCCGACGTACCGCTGCTGACCGCCCTTCACGGGGGAACGGACCGGGCGGACGCGCTGACCGTCGACGGGCGGAGCTGCGGTTATGAGGACCTGCTGGGCGCGGCAGGAGCGGTCGCCCGCCGGGTGGCGGGGGCCGAGGCGTTCGCGGTCAGGGCCACGGCGTCCCTGGAGACGGTGGCCGCGGTGGTCGGCGGGCTGCTCGCCGGGGTGCCCGTGGTGCCGCTGGCGCCCGACGCGGGTCCCGCGGAGAGCGAGCACATCCTGCGGGATTCCGGCGCCGAGGTCGTGGCGGTGGACTTCGCCGAACGCGCGGACTTCCGGGCGCCCGCGCGGGCGGCGGATACGGACCCGGCTCGGGGGCGTACTGACGAGGCGTCGTACAAGGGCGCGGCCTTGGTGCTCTACACCTCGGGCACCACCGGGCCGCCGAAGGGCGTCCTGGTGTCGCGGGCGGCCATCGCCGCCGATCTCGACGCCCTTGCGCAGGCGTGGCAATGGACCGCGGACGACACCCTGGTCCACGGCTTGCCTCTCTTCCATGTGCACGGCCTGGTGCTCGGGGTGCTGGGCGCGCTGCGTACCGGCAGCCGGCTGGTGCACACCGGCAGGCCCACCCCGCGGGCTTACGCGGCGGCGGGCGGCAGCCTCTACTTCGGGGTGCCCACCGTCTGGCACCGGGTGGTGCGCGACGAGGCCGCGGCAAGGGCGCTGGCCGCCGCCAGGCTGCTGGTGTCGGGCAGCGCGCCGCTGCCCGCGCCGGTCTTCCGCGACCTGCGGGCGCTGACCGGGCATGAGCCGGTGGAGCGATACGGCATGACGGAGACGCTGATCACGGTGAGCGCGCGGGCCGACGGCGAGCGCAGGCCCGGCGCGGTCGGCACCGCGCTGCCCGGGATCTCCACCCGGATCGCCGATTCCGCCGACGGCGTCGGTGAGCTCCAGTTGAAGGGCCCCACCCTCTTCGACGGCTACCTGGGCCGGTCGGAGGCGACGGCGGCGTCGTACACCGCGGACGGCTGGTTCCGTACCGGCGACATCGCGGCGGTCGAGGCGGACGGCACCCACCGGATCGTCGGCCGGGCCTCGACCGACCTGATCAAGTCGGGCGGATACCGGATCGGCGCGGGGGAGGTGGAGAACGCGCTGCTCGACCATCCGGCGGTACGGGAGGCGGCCGTCGTCGGCGCACCGCACCCGGACCTGGGGCAGGAGATCGTCGCCTATGTGGTGGCGGACGGCGTGAGCGCGGCGGAGTTGACGGACTTCGTGGCGGCGCGGCTGTCGGTGCACAAGCGGCCGCGTACCGTCCGCTTCCTCGCCGAGCTGCCGCGCAATGCCATGGGCAAGCCGCAAAAGCGGTTGCTGCCTCCCGTCTGA
- a CDS encoding MMPL family transporter: MFHRIGRTVVRHPVWTIVAWLIAAVAIIATAPSLPSNSDESSFLPSSYESIKAMDLQEKAFPSAFTPSAIVFYQRADQGKLTATDKADIARITKELGQKKIDQVQKVTDGSLSKDGKYDTALVQMDKKSAGQPKQADAAKALRTDSTALAKGTALKVQVGGQAAQNLDQQDAGKTSDAVALIGSLLIIIITLSIIFRSPLIAVMPLILLLGVVFTVSNALIADATKVFGLQANSSISALLIVVVLGVGTDYFLFLMFRYRERLRAGDEPKEAMINSVTRVGEAIASAAGAVIIAFCALALSTLGFLTQLGPALAILVAVTLVAGLTLFPAICSVIPPRVLFWPGKKWHQEPTGTRFAAIGRLVGRRSGMVAIVSGLVMVLLALGTLGYKASYDLASGSIPKTKESMVVQDTLAKAYSAGAAEPTDVYLTSTDGKPLTADFTAYANKLHGADGVADVTFDRKTDLNKAGTTADFTVTLKFEAATDQAIKAVGDVRTVAHENAPPGSEAFVGGSSSVFKDINAAVNHDYRTVFPVAAVLIMLILGLLLRSVIAPWYLIASVGLGFGATLGTTVLIFGRGDGLIFLLPIIMYLFVVAIGTDYNILMIARLREEAKAGRDPREAASMALRHAGPTIGAAGVILAATFATLMLSGNAFLTQMGFAVAFGIVMAAFVMAMFFTPSLTALIGHAAWWPGHADRATEPAATGSPTAGGVGGGGGQGGPGGARDAELDDSQAR, encoded by the coding sequence ATGTTCCACCGCATAGGACGCACAGTCGTCCGCCATCCCGTATGGACCATCGTCGCGTGGCTGATCGCGGCGGTCGCGATCATCGCGACCGCGCCCAGCCTGCCGTCCAACAGCGACGAGAGCAGCTTCCTGCCCAGCAGCTACGAGTCCATCAAGGCCATGGACCTGCAGGAGAAGGCCTTCCCCTCGGCCTTCACCCCGTCCGCGATCGTCTTCTACCAGCGCGCCGACCAGGGCAAGCTGACGGCGACCGACAAGGCCGACATCGCCAGGATCACCAAGGAACTCGGTCAGAAGAAGATCGACCAGGTCCAGAAGGTGACCGACGGCTCGCTGTCCAAGGACGGCAAGTACGACACCGCGCTGGTCCAGATGGACAAGAAGTCGGCGGGCCAGCCGAAACAGGCCGACGCGGCGAAGGCGCTGCGCACCGACTCCACGGCGCTGGCCAAGGGCACCGCGCTGAAGGTGCAGGTCGGCGGTCAGGCCGCACAGAACCTGGACCAGCAGGACGCGGGCAAGACCTCGGACGCGGTGGCGCTGATCGGCTCGCTGCTGATCATCATCATCACGCTGTCGATCATCTTCAGATCCCCGCTGATCGCCGTGATGCCGCTGATCCTGCTGCTCGGCGTGGTCTTCACGGTCTCCAACGCGCTCATCGCCGACGCGACCAAGGTCTTCGGACTCCAGGCCAACAGCTCGATCTCCGCTCTGCTGATCGTGGTGGTGCTCGGCGTCGGCACCGACTACTTCCTCTTCCTGATGTTCCGCTACCGGGAACGGCTGCGGGCGGGTGACGAACCCAAGGAAGCGATGATCAACAGCGTCACCAGGGTCGGCGAGGCGATCGCCTCGGCGGCCGGCGCGGTCATCATCGCCTTCTGCGCGCTGGCGCTGTCCACCCTGGGCTTCCTCACCCAGCTCGGCCCGGCGCTGGCGATCCTGGTCGCGGTCACCCTGGTGGCAGGTCTGACGCTCTTCCCGGCGATCTGCTCGGTGATCCCGCCGCGCGTCCTGTTCTGGCCCGGCAAGAAGTGGCACCAGGAGCCCACCGGCACCCGCTTCGCCGCCATCGGCCGGCTGGTCGGCCGCAGGTCCGGGATGGTGGCGATCGTCTCCGGCCTGGTGATGGTGCTGCTCGCGCTGGGCACCCTCGGCTACAAGGCGTCCTACGACCTGGCGTCCGGCTCGATCCCGAAGACCAAGGAGTCGATGGTCGTCCAGGACACCCTGGCCAAGGCCTACTCCGCCGGTGCCGCCGAGCCGACCGACGTCTACCTCACCAGCACCGACGGCAAGCCGCTGACCGCCGACTTCACCGCCTACGCGAACAAGCTGCACGGGGCGGACGGCGTCGCGGACGTCACCTTCGACCGGAAGACCGACCTGAACAAGGCCGGGACCACGGCCGACTTCACCGTGACGCTCAAATTCGAGGCCGCGACCGACCAGGCCATCAAGGCGGTCGGCGACGTCAGGACGGTCGCGCACGAGAACGCGCCGCCCGGCAGCGAGGCCTTCGTCGGAGGCTCCTCGTCGGTCTTCAAGGACATCAACGCGGCCGTCAACCACGACTACCGCACGGTCTTCCCGGTCGCCGCGGTGCTCATCATGCTGATCCTGGGCCTGCTGCTGCGCAGCGTGATCGCGCCCTGGTACCTGATCGCCTCGGTCGGCCTCGGCTTCGGCGCGACCCTCGGCACGACGGTGCTGATCTTCGGCCGTGGTGACGGACTGATCTTCCTGCTGCCGATCATCATGTATCTGTTCGTGGTCGCCATCGGCACGGACTACAACATCCTGATGATCGCGCGGCTCAGGGAAGAGGCCAAGGCGGGCCGCGACCCGCGGGAGGCGGCCAGCATGGCGCTGCGGCACGCCGGTCCGACGATCGGCGCGGCCGGGGTGATCCTGGCGGCGACCTTCGCGACGCTGATGCTGTCGGGCAACGCCTTCCTGACCCAGATGGGCTTCGCGGTCGCCTTCGGCATCGTGATGGCGGCCTTCGTGATGGCGATGTTCTTCACGCCGAGCCTCACCGCGCTGATCGGTCACGCGGCGTGGTGGCCGGGGCATGCCGACCGGGCCACCGAGCCCGCGGCGACCGGGTCGCCGACCGCCGGCGGCGTCGGCGGCGGCGGTGGCCAGGGCGGTCCCGGCGGGGCCCGCGACGCGGAGCTGGATGATTCGCAGGCGCGCTGA